The Capsicum annuum cultivar UCD-10X-F1 chromosome 3, UCD10Xv1.1, whole genome shotgun sequence genomic sequence taacctcacttatcgcatcttatcctccaccgaagcaactctcaccttctcccgaataatctcattcctcaccctatctttcttggtatgtccacacatccatcgcaacattcgcatctccgtcaccttcaacttttggatgtgggagttcttaactggtcaacattccgctccatacaacatagtcggcCGGACttccactctgtagaacttaactttaagcttcgggggtaccttcttatcacataagactCCCGAAGCAAGCCTCTATTTCAATtaccctgccccaatacgatgcgtgtcatcctcatcaatctcgccatttTCCTGAATCATAGACTCCAGATACTTGAAACCCTCCCTCTTCTGAATGACCTGCGAGTCCAACTTCACCACTATTTTATCCGTCTGCGACacctcactaaacttacactccaagtactccgtcttgttTCTGCTcaaccgaaatcctttagactcaaacGTCTGTCTCCAACtatccaacttatcattaacttctCTCCAAGTTTCGtcaatcaataccacatcatccaCAAATAGCATACATCAAGGCATCTGCCCTTGAATATATTGCGTCAAAACattcatcaccaaggcaaataaaaacgagctaagagttgatccctggtgcaaccctatcagaactggaaagtgctctgaatcccacctaccgtcctcacacgagtcttcgctccatcatacatgtcctggaTCGACCTAGATGCCACGGGCACTCCTCTAACCTCCAAGCACCTCTATAGAATCTCCCTCAGAACTCTATCACATgccttctctagatcaataaacaccacgTGCAAGTCCTTCGTCCTTTCTCAAAACTGCTTCATTAATCTCCTCACGAGGTAaatggcctcagtggtcgagcgacctggcatgaaaccAAACTGATGCTCAGAGATATTCACGATCCTTCTctgcctcaactctaccaccctttcccaaaccttcatagaatgactcaacaacttaatgccTCTAAAGAAACCATCGTACCACACCTTCACACTTCCGACATCTTTGCCatactaaaaatgatgttaaaacCTTTTTAACCACTCTAAACCTGCCCCACtggtgctcttccaaaaatctactggaatctcgtttggccccgtcgccctaccccacCGCATCCTGTGAATAGTCCCCTTGAATTCCTCAACcttgatacgcctacaataaccataatcgaGACACTCCTCAGAATTTTCCAAGTCCCCCAACACGAAACCTTTGTCCCCGACGTCgttcaaaaatctatgaaagtAGGACTGCCACATCTCTCTAataagggcatcctcaaccaacactgtaccatcTTCTCCCTTGatacacttcacttggtcaaggtcacgagccctccACTCCTTggccttggcaagcctatacaactttttatcccctCATTTATCCTCTAACACCGCATATAAGCTCTCAAAAACAGTTGTCTTAGCCACCGTAACCGTTACTTTGGACTCTCTTCTAGCaaccttatactcctccttattcgtCTTCCTATCCTCATCATCCTTgctctccaccaacttagcataaaaCGTCTTCTTCGACTCCACCTTCCTCTTCACCTCTTCATTCCAACACCAATCTCCTCGATGCTTGCCAGATCGACCACTCGATACACCTAACACCTCTTTAGTGGTCTCTCTAATACAACTGGCAGTCATCTCTCACATAATATCCACATCCCTTTTACTCTTCCAAGCCCCCCTTACTCTTCAACTTCTCTCCCAGTTTCAAAGAgctagccaaagtcaagctaccccacttaaacCTGGGTCGATCCTCCACACTCCTCTTCTTTTTTCCCTTATTGATAATCAAGTCTATCACCAACAACCTGTGCTGAGTCAAAAGATTTTCGCTAGGTATTACTTTACAATTTTTACATAGCGTTTTATCACCCTTCCTAAAgagcaaaaagtctatctgagtcttggccatTGAACTACGAAATGTGataaggtgatcctccttcttcataAAGCACGAATTCGCTATCCataacccaaaagccctagaaaaattcAAATGAGAAGCTCCTCCTTCATTCCGCTCCCCAAAACTGAAACCGACAAGCACAACATCATAACCTCTCAACAGAGAcgcaatatgcccattgaaatctccttcCACGACAAGCCTCTCAGTGCTCGGGATGCTACTCACtacctcatctaaaacctcccaaaaatccttcttctcctcctcgcCCAAACCTACTTGCGGGGTGTAAGCACTAATAACGTTCACCATAGAccctccaatgaccaacttaatagacatcaactTATCACTAACTCTTTTAACCTCTACCACCTGCTCCCTAAATTCTTCATCTGCTAAGATACTTACCCCATTTCTATATCGCACGCTACCCAAAtaccacaacttatatccatccacatctctCGCCTTAGTGtctacccatttagtttcctggacacacgccatactaaccctcctctttctaagaatcttcaccagctctatagacttaccctgcaAAGTTCCTATGTTCTAAGACCTAACTCGCAACTTAGACGCTCCCGTATTTTAAATAACTATATTTAATGGTATTGATTATGTAATTTATAGTaatttgcggagaaattttgactttttttagagagattcgccacttaatttatttaggaaaaattaagaaaacctttataaattactcaaatgattcaaaacagaaCAAATCATTTGAGTTTATGAAATTCTAGATAAGcgattcctattaacgttttaggaaggttttaagGCACCTGAAACGTCctctaacttgtggttatccggactgtttgaaaatatcttttgactagttgattttttgaaaagaaagagattttaaaatatttcgaaagtttttacaaaaattgattttgacgACTTAGCGGGAATTTCAACTAAATCTAAGCAAATAGCAAATAGCACATAAAAAGAGaaaggggagaaaataaaagacttaagTCATTGAACTCAAATCAATAAATcttgtcctagtctaattgggcttttgtCCCACTTgtacctgtcctaaactattttcgAACCTTTGGCCCAAATCTCAtttcacctgtattaatttacaaATTTGACTTCGAGGACCAAATAAATaaccaaagaaataaataactaaaatgacaataaataaataaatgatacaataataaatttatatatatatatatatatataaagatcaATATTCAATCCTATGTGGCATATCTTCGATGCCTCCaaacctatttatcttttttgtgatttttttgagctttttcacctattttaatcattttattgtaagcaaaaattgaagaaaaaaatacataaagtagcatacttaagtattaaattataaaaaataacaacacttttatcaaattatattttgtagcatatgtatttgtatgcatttgtatttttgtagcaacaatttgtaaaaatacaaaatacatatcaatcatacgggcagtaaaaatcatatgtatttgtatttttgtagcaacagtttacgaaaatacaaaatacaacttgttatattatataattatgaaactgttgctatgaaactcataattaaggggacaagtatgctatttttgaattttgccgAAAACTGAATTGTCTCAAAAGGCAAACGTCTTTCATTAAAGTTAGGTTACAAGAAGAGACCATAAGCATTTACTGTATTTAAGTATCCATTTATTAGCTTTTCTGAAATGGTGCTAAACTTATTACAAAATTCTACTTTTAATCCACAAACACTCCACAACATTTCACCTGAAATGGGCTCCATCACTTTTTACAAATCTTCTAATTTGTTTCAGGACTTTTTGATAATATGTGTAGCTCTACATCAACTCTGGTCGATTTTTCTATATGATAATATTGAAGGTAAAAGGggttttttttcttaaaacatgattgcttcatatttttttcttttcttcaatccAAACAGAACACAAcgacaaatttaaatttaaaaagtactAGCAACTTGAAGTCAGCGTATTAGTTACAGAAATGGGTTGTGGCGCAGTGTAGTGGTGGGACGCTCCACTCTTAACCAGAAATCTCAAGTTCGGATCATGAATATGGAGAAAAATTCGTTCGAAGCATCACCCCAAAATGGATCCTACAATGTGGATTCGAATTAGTGAGAATTCCAATGGAAAAAACTAAAAGTAGATAGTTCCCGATTTAACCATTTAAGAGCTTTTAAACAGCTATATAGTATAATTTCCATTAATACTTTTTCACTCACTCTGTGATGGTAGTATATTTGCTTGGATAATGCAGAATATGCTAAAATGAATCTAATGACCAAATCACGAGGTGCAGGTGTAACGGAATGTCCGTAGCTTAGGACAACAACACTTGGATCTCTTTAAAAAGGACGAAGGTTAATTTACATTAAGACGTCTTTTTGAAACTCTATATTATTCTTTCAAACTTCAATTAATACTTTCTttgtttttgattcattttttctattttttttaattccgtTTCACAAAGAACATAATgtctcttttcaattttttcaatgcTTAAAggttcaacttttcacatgacatattttaagattataaaattaaaagatattttaatacattctatgtatctttaatttaaaactacaaaattcaaaatttattctttattttcttgaacttcaaataaatagtataaatgcatataatatattaaatagctaACATTTGACTCCTTTTATTTGGCGACAACCCTCCAAGAAAAGAAATCTTTCATTGAAAAAATGTTGCAGATCTTTTATGAGTCACCTAGATTTTTTGAATAAATCAGTAGTTGATCTTTTCGTCCTTTCGTTGTATTTTTCCTCACTTTTTCACTCATCTTTATTTGTATACTCCAAGAACATGTTAAACTACTGAATGTTTTTCGGCCCTctatattgtttacttattagcTAGATAATTTAGCATCCACATAGACCAAAAGATACATTTAAGCGTTTTTCATGGTGTGAGAAAATCTATAAGAAACAAATGGGATCTCATGATTACTTACAAAATGATGTTGGGTTAAAAGTATAGATAAAGTGTGACTGGAAAATGGAGCAAACTAAgtggaaggaaaaatagagaagaaaacactaaaataaaaagtgtactctaaaatggaaagtctactatttctcccacattggtgggataatgtgactttcaagtgtttatattaagaaacacttattccacttggtaagtgaggcaagaaataagagatgcttAGTGCTGTCGTCGTCGCTCAGCTCGGCTTTGGCTTTGGATCGATTGATGAGATATATCTTCCtggataaaatttataatttatttgacagaaatttaattcgaaaagaaaataaaaaacactgtaaattattttttgttttttgatcctccagttatatgcatgcatgcagtgttTCGAACTGATGTTTCAGAAGGATGCACTGTTTCAAACTGATGCTTCGGGAGGATGCAATCCTTCgatgaaatgacacactgattcatgaaatggtttgCCTGTtcggaaaagatgcaatctttggacgaacagatattatttttcaggaaaggtcacaccttttaagtgaaccattgtcacttttcagaagaggcatacGAAGGCTACATAAatctgctttcatccacaggtttagacacGAATTTTCTGAATTAcgaactctcttcttgtcttcaaaacattctgtgtgatcaatcaaacagttgagtgagttcgttgaatccaacaatttgaggtacaaccattgttcggattgaaggtcattttatcctgggaggaagatttcataacctcgggtacagtgagggaaattattccttaaggacactccgtgaagtcggggaacttggccttacaaattctatttcatctattttttgaaaataaacacacttcttagatagattattcataatctaatgttgaaggtgttaagtaacttcaaaagtgttcttgtcttagacttgaactagagttgaagttggtgttgcatgtatacagattcttgtacccaaacaCCGTAatataacaatcttaaggaataatttgcagaatctgtattgctaatttttggagattaaagctttaaaactttctactccgtttgaacttaactagtgattcgaagacataaaatcttcatcacaagttaaagatcactcggttgacgattggaagtcataaaaacttcatcgttaactagaaacaaaaggaaaagtttaaagttgcttaactttataagtagaattctgaaaatactaaattttattgtcttatggagacagaaaaaatgactaacgaaagtcaaattcaagatgcggctacgactatgggggcaactagtattgcctcaacaagtcgagcaaatgctccaCAACCTAggcacctgcggagaagcccgaataatttgcgggcattgactttaagagaTGACAGCAGAAGAtattcttctacctcacaacactatgtcttcaaaggttcactagtgagaatgctcctgaggtgcccgagagaacctcagacaaagagcgtttcataattgtagaggcttggaagcactcagatttcttttgcatgaactatagcttgagtggtctccaagacgacctttATAATGTTTACAgcggaactaagacatcgaaggaattgtggggggcactagaacgaaaatacaagacagaggatgcgggaattaagaaattctttgttgcaaggttcctggactttaaaatgatagatagcaaagcGGTTATCTCTCAACTACAGAAATTGCAAGTAATCACCCACGATCTCCTAGCGGATGGTATaactttgaaaaataccttagttgaacaaattgaaaatattCTTAGTACTCAAATAAACTGTTTTGTAGTTTTGATTGTGAATGATCCATTTCAAGTAGCAGagatcattgagaagctaccacctgtgtggaaagacttcaaaaactacttgaagcacaaacgcaaGAAGATGActatcgaagatcttattgttcgactgcatattgaagaggataacaaggctgccgagagaaggtcaaaaaggaattctacaattaatggagcacatattgtagaagataaccaaaataattctaagaaaaagaagaaagttaaacaaggaagcaatcaacccaagaagaaattcaagggaaagtgcttcaactgtggcaagattggccataagtccacgaattgtcgtgcccctaagaaaggcaagaaaaggGACTAAGTAAATATGATTGAGtacaacaaagaatgtgatgatctgtgtgctatgttttcaaaatgcaacttggtggggaatcttCCCAAGTGGTGGATAGATTCTGGTGCCACCTGCTATGTTTGTgtcaacaaagagttgttttcgtcattcgctccgactcaagtagaagaaatgatctacatggctaactccgctacggctaaggtagaaggaagaGGAAAAGTGGtcctgaaaatgacttcaggaaaggtcttgacacttaacaatgtcttatATATTCCGAAAGtacgtaggaacttgatttctgtttcacttctagacaagaacgaattcaaatgtgtaaccgtttctggaaaaattgtaattaggaaagaagaagtgtatgtaggaaaaggctatatcaccaagggcctttataagatgaatgtaatgaatgttgaaatcaataaaagttcaaattcttcttacttgcttgagtcttataatttgttgCATGAACGTTTAagcatgttaattacaaaatgttacgaaaactgattaacttagaggttttgcCAAACTGTGATTGCAATAagtcaaagtgtcaaacgtgtgtggaatcaaagtatgcaaagcatccttataagtccgttgaaaggaatttcaatcccttagacttaatacacactaacatttgtcatatgaagtcaacaccatcatgtGGTGggaaaagtatttcataacttttattgacaattgcactagatattgttatgtctacttgctaaatagtaaggatggaGCAATAGATgtatttaggcaatacaaaactgaagtagaaaatcagttagagaaaaaaataaaaatgataagaagtgataggggtggagaatatgaatctctcttcgccgaaatatgtgtagagaatggaatcgtccatcaaactacggccccgtattcacctcaatccaacggaattgcggaaagaaaaaaactaacgttgaagaaaataatgaatgtcttacttataagttttgaTTTTTTGCAAAACTTGTGGgaggaggctatccttacagccaaccgtatactcaatagagctccacatagtaagacacaattaattccttatgaaaaatggaaaggaaggaaacccaacttgaaatatttcaaaatgtggaggtgtctagcaaaggtccaaattcccatgcttaaaagggttaagataggacctaagacaatagactgcgtgttcataggatatgctaaaagcagtaaagcatgtcaatttttggttcataaattcaaacattcggatataaataaaaatatggtaattgaatcagataatgctgaattttttaaaaatatttacccgtataaaattagacatgaacagtctagtggaggacctaaatgacctcgagatgaaccaagtgagaatatacataatgaagagaatcaaagacgtagtacacgtcaaagaacgtctacttcgtttggatcagattttgtaacatttctcttagaaaatgagcctcaaacatttaaagaagtgatgtcgtcgtcagactcatccttttggaaagaagCAGTCaacagtgagattgattcaatcttaagcaaccatacgtgggaattggttgatcttcctccaggaaataaacctttaggttctaaatggatcctCAAACGGgaaatgaaggcggatggtactattgacaaatacaaggcaagacttgtagcaaaagacttcaaacaaaaagaaggttttgattattttgatacatactcgccagtaacaaggataacatcgattcaaatattaatttccttggcggcggtatatgattttgaaatccatcaaatgaatgtgaaaaatCGCATTCCTAagtggagaattggaggaagaaatttacatggaacaacctgagggttttgtggttccaggaaaggagaataaggtatgtaaacttattaagtcattgtatagactaaagcaagcacctaaacaatggcatacaaagtttgaccaaaccatgttggcaaacggattcaagataaataaatatgataaatgtatttatattaaagacactccaaatcaccaagtcattgtgtgtttatatgtggatgatatgttgatcatcagtagagacatttcagacataaatacaatgaaatgaatgctcgagagcaagttctatatgaaagatcttggagttgcgaatgtgatcttaggaataagaattcatagaactccacaaaggttggcattgtcacagtttcattatatcgaaaatgtacttgacaaattcaagtatatggaattcggtattgacaagactccattggatgtgagctttgcactttaaaagaatgaaggtaaaagtgactcacaattggagtacgcaagagtattgggatgtttaatatatataacgAACTGTACATGACcatacatagcatgcgctattagtaaattgagtcggtacacgagtaatcccaacaaaactcattggatggcaatgaaaagagttttgtggtatcttaaatacactcaagactatgctttgcattataataaatatcccgcggtactcgaaagatatagtgatgcaaattggatcactggatcgAACGAAGAGAAgaagtctcttggaaatcatccaaacagacttgtattgctcgttctataatggaatctgaatttatcgcattgaataaagtcggtgaagaagcagaatggctccgaaatttcttaaaagatattccttattggcccaaaccaatggcaccagtatgtatacactgtgatagccaagcggcaataagtagggcaaggagcatgatgtacaacggtaaatctcgtcacatacgacaAAGACATAAAaccattagggaacttctctctagtggaattatcactgttgactatgtaaagtcaaaggataatgtgttcgatctacttacaaaaggcctatctagagaaggagtggaaaggacatccaagggaatgggtttaaggcctaggacaagtcagcatagctgtaactctacctagcagactggagatcccaagagctaggttcaatgagatcaaacaaagttgtgactgacaggtttaacattgtcaatatacccaacacattctcatgatgtagacaatggttagtaaacaaggataacacttaaggtgaaaagtcttttaatgattatctaaatttggcagatttgaccaaatagtttaatctataggattgaacgtttagaaatcacgtATGTGAGGGCGAaatggaagccgcttcaaggagaatgttagtaaaggcctattctctaagctctcataaaatcgAAATGTgctcatggctgaaaagaacaaaaccgtgagaactaTAAACgataaaaggttggttgtgtgacatgtgttgtctaggtgtacattaaatctcaacggttcaaagatattaaatctaccaattgatcgagtgcatccaatgcatgttcactacggaaagttcaaagggaaacccacttatccagatgcaatcagtctttgcttgataatcacatacttgtccgtaaaattttatgaaaaatagtcattacccattcatgtaggggattgttgggttcaaagtatagataaagtgtgaatggaaaatggaggaaactacgtggaaggaaaaatagagaaaaaaacactaaaatgaaaagtataCTCTAAAATGAAAAGTCtactatttctcccacattggtgggagaatgtgactttcaagtgtttgtattaagaaacacttattccacttggtaagtgaggcaagaaataagagatacctcgcgccgtcgtcgtcatcgctcgctcggcttcgaaTTCGgttggatttgaatttggatttgtcaaatgatcgattgatgagatctatctttttggacaaaatttatttgacagaaatttaatcctaaggaaaattattttttgtgttttgatcctccaattatatgcatgcatgcagtgttTCGAACtaatgcttcagaaggatgcactGTTTTGAACTAgatgcactgtttcgaactgatgcttcgGAAGGATGCAATCCTTCGATGAAATGatacactgattcatgaaatggtttgCCTGTtcggaaaagatgcaatctttggacgaacagacatgatttttcaggaaaggtcacaccttttaagtgaatcattgccacttttcagaagaggcatatgaaggctatataaacctgttttcatccacaggtttagacacAAATTTTCtgaattacaaactctcttcttgtcttcaaaatattttgtgtgatcaatcaaactgttgggtgagttcgttgaatccaacaatttgaggtaccgctattgttcggattgaaggccattttatcctgggaggaagattccataacctcgggtacagtgaggggaattattccttaaggacactccgtgaagtcgggggacttggccttacaaattctatttcatctatttttttgaaaaaaaacacacttcttagatagattattcataatctagtgttgaaggtgttaagtaacttcaaaagtgttcttatcttagacttgaactagagttgaagttggtgttgtatatatacagattcttgtacccgaatacCGTAATATAACAAATGAATTAGAAGAAAATGACTTTTTCagattttttatgtaaaaatgaATTTCTTATTAAAGGGTCATAaagtctttttaaaaattaattgcaAGGAATTTACAAAACGAACTCTCCCACCTAGGAGTGAGAAACATAGGCAAGACTATATGGCACACCAccatttctgttttttttttttttctttttttttttttgacctcTCTCAGgtattttaatctattttattataataaaaaatatgaattttattttaatacatGCACTAATGTTGGTCGCTAAAGAAAAGCAATTGATGTTATTTATATTTCTCATTAATGGACAGTTGATAAGTTGTTCAGTTGTACATCTTCAAAACGTCTTTCCcaacttttctctttatttattgcATTTCATGAAGAATCCATCAATGTTTCCCTTAATGAACATATATATCAAAGCTCTTTTTCCCCCAAAATATAAGAGTATATTCTTAATCAATGCATTTGTTGacacaaaattatttaaaaaataacacatcaaaagTGTTGGTAAAATCTCCATCATTGAGATGCTAGTGGAAGTGACAGATCGTGAAGGCAACGACATTACTTCTTCAAATGAAAATAGAAATGAACGATGAAACAATCTCTGAACATGATATTTTAGTGACttaattgataataataataaattttaatgtttttgacattaattttttACCCCTTACAAATAGATGTCGCAACAATATCTCTTTCTATATATAAAGGAGACTTATAGGCATGCTTATGTGGCATGGTTCATAagccaagaaaaatatttatcttttttctcctatttttgagtttttttgaatattttacaaGTCATtatatttatgaagaaaaaaaaactgcacattgaataagaaaaataaatggctATTAAGTGGACAATTTATTTTTgcctatttatattctattttccATACTATATATAATCTTctcattttttgggagggtcTTATGATATGTTTTTTtctcttctcctttattttcttctttcttttttgttttaattttattttatatctttgattttaatatatattatcatcatcttataaaaAGGATGGTGAAGATGAAGTTGTTTGATATGAAGAGGTAACGATAGCATTTCACAATATTGTCATATGTATACTAATGTGTGGCTTAAATCTCATTCTTGATATGTTTTAGTGTTTTGTTGgcatattttgtttttggttgacTTTGATTCTgtcaatatttaaattataatgcaAACTTTGGATATTGATCACAAAGATGTAATCTTTCCCTCTTTTTTCAGGTTAATTATTATTGTCAAAGTAATAATTTGTTTTTAAGTTGGAACTGCTTATCCAATGGAAGATTTAGT encodes the following:
- the LOC107865079 gene encoding uncharacterized protein LOC107865079, with product MSIKLVIGGSMVNVISAYTPQVGLGEEEKKDFWEVLDEVVSSIPSTERLVVEGDFNGHIASLLRGYDVVLVGFSFGERNEGGASHLNFSRAFGLWIANSCFMKKEDHLITFRSSMAKTQIDFLLFRKGDKTLCKNCKVIPSENLLTQHRLLVIDLIINKGKKKRSVEDRPRFKWGSLTLASSLKLGEKLKSKGGLEE